DNA from Paludisphaera mucosa:
GGCGGACGTCAAGGCCATGACCTTGTCGACGACGCAGTGCCGTCCCGCGTCCAGCGTCTTCACCGTCATCTCGGCGTGGACGTCGTGTGGCGTCGCCAGGACGAGCAGCCCGACCGCGGGATCGTCCAGCGCCTCGTCGAGGCCCGAGAACGTCTTCACGCCGCGCTCGGCCTCGGCCCGCTCCCGGACCTCGGGTTTGCGTGCGACGACGCCGTAGAGCCTCAGCGCGGGCTGCCTCTGGATGAGCGGGCTGTGCAGCTCACGGCCCGCCATACCGTATCCGACGACCACCGTGTTCATGAAGCCGGGCCCGGGGGAGGATGCAAACCCGTCGCGCGATCGTCGCCCGACGCGATCCCTGATTCTAGTATTCCCGACGCCGCGATACGACGCGAGCCCTGGTCGCGACGATCGGCCGAACCCCGAGGAAATTCATTGCTGCGTCGCCGGAGATCATTTTCCGCAGGCAGTTCGGTCTCCTACATCGGGAGCGGTTGATTTGACCACGGAGCCGCGAATCGGAATAATACCCTTTCGCCCCGCACGCCTCTCCCGGTCGGTCGCGGAATCCCATCCGCCTGCGGGGCCATGCTCGATACGCCGCCGACGCCGGTTCGACACCGTCGACGTCGGAGCCCGACGATCCGGGCGATCCCGCCAGGAGGATCGAGGAATCGTCGGGTCTTGAACCTGGAAAGGGAGACGCGATGGTCGCACTGCATCGAGACGAGCCCCGGATCCTCGGGCCCGTGCCCGGTCCCAAGAGCGAGGCCTGGCTTGAGCGCGACGACCGCTTCATGTCCCCGTCCTACACCCGCACGTACCCCTTGGTCGTCCGTCGCGCCAAGGGGGCGATGATCGAGGACATGGACGGCAACCGCTTCCTCGACTTCACGGCCGGGATCGCGGTGACGAACGTCGGCCATTCCCATCCGAAGGTCGTCGAGGCGATCGTCCGCCAGAGCAAGCGGCTGATCCACATGTCGGGCACGGACTTCTACTACGCCCCCCAGATCAAGCTGGCGGAGCGGCTGGCGGACATCGCGCCCGGGAACACCGCCAAGCGGGTCTTCTACACGAACAGCGGGGCCGAATCGATCGAGGCCGCGCTGAAGCTGTCGCGCAAGCATACGCGTCGCCCGCGCGTGATCGCGTTCCTCCGGGGATTTCACGGCCGGACTTACGGGGCGATGTCGCTCTCGGCCTCCAAGCCGCTCCACCGCCAGGGCTTCGCGCCCCTGGTCGCCGACATCCACCACGCGACCTACAACGACCTGGCCAGCGTCGAGCAACTGTTCAAGACGGTCTGCTCGGCCGAGGAGACGGCCGCGATCTTCGTCGAGCCGATCCAGGGCGAGGGCGGTTACATCGTCCCCGACGAAGGCTTCCTGCCGGGGCTCCGCAAGATCTGCGACGAGCACGGCATCCTACTGGTCGTCGACGAGATCCAGTCCGGGTTCGGTCGGACGGGCAAGATGTTCGCGTGCGAGCACTGGGGCGTCGAGCCCGACATCCTCTGCCTCGCGAAGGGGATCGCCAACGGCCTGCCTCTGGGCGCGATCGTCGCCAAGGCCCACGTCATGGACTGGCCCCCGGGCAGCCACGCGTCGACGTTCGGCGGCAACCCCGTCGCCTGCGCCGCGGCCCTGGCGTCGATCGATCTCATCGAGGCGAAATACGCCCGCAACGCCGTCGTCCGGGGCGCCCAGCTCGTAGCGGGTCTCAAATCGCTGGCGGTCGCGAACCCCATGATCCGCGAGATCCGCGGCAAAGGCCTGATGATCGGCATGGAGATCCAGGACGAGTCGGGCTCGCCGGCCGCCGGCTTACGCGATCAAATCATCGACTGCGCCTTCTACCGCGGCCTGCTGCTGCTTCCTTGCGGCCCCAGCACGGTACGTTTCTGTCCCCCCTTGTGCCTCTCAAGGCGGCAGGTCGATATCGGCCTGGACCTGGTGGGGGCGGCCCTCGCCGACGTGCAATCCGTCGACAAGGCGCAGCTCTGAACCATCCGCGGAAGGAGAATCGACATGTCGCTCGCGACAGAGCCCGAGAAGGCCGCCCCGTTCCAGTGGCGGCGCTGGCCCGACACCGAGGCGCTCGTCAATGAGCTGACGCGTCAGGCCCTGGACGGCCATGCGTTCGCTCGGGCGCTAGCCGAACGCTTGATGCCCGAGACGGGCACCATCTTCCAGAACTGGCTCGACCATTTCGTCGTGGCCGCGCCGGCTTCGTTCGCCAATCGGCTCACGACGCTCGGCTTCGAGCGGACGGCCGACACGCACGGCGTCGGCGTCCCGGTCTATGCACATCCGGGCGGCGTCTTCCCCCGGATCGCGGTCGCGCCCAGGTCGGCGGGCGGTGCGGAAGGCGTACGGGACGTCGGGATCAAGGTCGAGTCGGTCGCCGCCTTTTCGGGGGCGAACGACCTCGGCCTGACGGTCCGGGGATATCCGATGGGCCCGCTCCGGACCGCACGATTGCCGGGCGAGCGCGTCGATCTCGTCGTCGTCGAGCGTCGGGCCTACATCGGCTTCGAGAACTTCCCGACCGAGGCCGCCCGAGAGGGCCGGATGAAGCCGCACGCCGCACGCGAGGCCCTCGCGGCCCGCGACCTCTGGATCGCCCGCCGCCGCCGCTTCGACGACGACGCTCAGGGGTTCGCCGAGACCGAGGCCCTCGTCGACCAGGTGATCGAGACGGCCGGCTCTCGCGACCTGGCGTGTCATCTCATCTTCGAAGTCGAACGCGACTACTGGCAGTCCCGCAACCGCGCGGCGCAGGTTCAGAAGGCCCGGCAGGACCGATTCGGGCTCGGCTGGGCGAATCACGACCACCACACGTTCCGCAGCTCCCGGCGTTTCTTCCCAGACCTCATCCGCATGTTTACGAAGCTCGGCTTCTTCGTCCGCGAGAGCTTCCACGCCGGCGAACATGCGGGCTGGGGGGCGCAGGTCCTGGAGCATCCCATGACCGGGATCGTGATTTTCGCCGACCTCGACCTCGCCCCCGAAGAGGCGACCCAGGACTTCGCGCATCAGTCGCTCCCCGACCTCCCCAGGCCGGGGACCGTCGGCCTCTGGGTCGCACTCCACGGGGAGTCGATCCTCGAGGCCGGCATGCACCACCTGGAGGCCCAGTTCGAGTTCGACGCCCTCCGCGACGGCCTCAATGCGGAGGCGGGCATCGAGACGATGAAGCCCTTCTCCGACTTCCCGTTCCTGCGCCAGGCGTTCACGGCCGGCGAACGCTGGCCCGTCTCGGCACGCCGGGCCGATCGGGCCCTCGACGCGGGCTGGATTACGCAGGAGCAGCGCGACAAGTTCGTCCGCGACGGGACGATCGGCAGCCACCTGGAAAACCTTCAGCGTCGCGAAGGCTACAAGGGCTTCAATCAACAGGCCGTCAGCGCCATCATCGCCGCGACCGATCCGCGGCTGCATTGAGCGACGGGAAGGGCCCGACGAGAAAAGGAAAAGGGCGTCGTCGCCGTCATGGCGAGACGCCCTTGAAACTTGGTTCGCCGATCGATGTCGCTCAGGGAGTGGCGATGGCCAGTCCGGCCTTGCCTTGAGGATTGCGACTCTTCTCCGCGGAGAGGAGGTCGATTTCGACCTTGAGGGCCGCGGCCCTCGCCTGGGCGGCGGCGGCCGGATTCGCCTTGTCGGCGAGAGCCTTGTCCGCACCGGCCTTAGCGGCATTGGCCTGATCGAGCTTGCCCTTCAGGTCGGCGACGACCGCCGTGGCCGCCTGGGCCCCGGCGCGGGCCTCGGCGAGTAGCTTGTCGGTCTCGGCCTTCTCGGCTTCCAGCCGCTTGACGGCGTCCGCGGCTGCGGCGAGCCCGAAGGCGGCGGCCTTCGCTCGAAGCTGCGCCGGCGCGACGCCCTGAGGCGCGGCGGCCTTGACGGCGACGGCCTGCTTCACGGCCGTCCCCGCGGCGGAGCGTCCGGCGCCGGCGGCGGCGAGGGCCTGGATCAGCTCGCCGGCCCGCTGGGCCTGGCGACCGAGTTCCTCGGCGGCCTTGGTCGCGGCATCGGGATCGGCTGCGTTCTTGAGGGCCTCGGCCGCGGCGGCGAGCACCACGTCGTGCGCGGCCTTCTCCGCGAGGGCCTTTTCGACGGCCGATTTGGAGGCCTCCATGGCCCCGGCCGCGGCTTTCTCGCCGGCCTCGGCGTCGACGACCGCCTTCTCGGCCGCGGCCTGGCCCTCGCGGGCCTGGGCGGCGATCTGCTCGGCCCCCTGGGCCGTGAGGGCGGCGTCCTGAACGGCGGCTGACTTGGCGTTCGTGGCGGCCTCCCGCTCGGCGACCAGGGCGGCCTGCTTGGCCGAGGCCTGCTCGGCGGCCGTGAACGCCGCCTGGGCCTTGGCCTGGATGTCGGCGGCACCGCCGACGGCGGCTTGGAGGGAGGGGAGTTCCTTCGCGAGTGCTTCCGCCTCGGCCGTGGATGCGGCCATCTGCTGACGGGCCTGATCGATTCGGACGGCGATCGGCGCGGGGTTGGGGGTCAACGTCGCCAGGCGATGACCGTCCTTGACGTCCCACAGCCGAATCGCCCCAGACCAGTCGGAGCCGGCGACCACGCCCGCGTCATGGCTCAGGGCGACGGCCAGGGCCAGGTCGCCGAACGGTTCCAGGTCCAGCGTCTTGCCGCCGTTCGCGTCCCAGATCCGGACGACGCGGTCGCGCCCGGCGGTGGCGAGGCGGCCGTCCTTCGCGAACTGGACCGCGGCGACGCCCGGCGGGTGGGCGGCGATGTTCTTGATCGCCTTGCCCTCGTTCATCTCCCAGAGCTTGACCGTCCCGTCCTCGCTGGAAGACGCCAGGACGTTCGAGTCGAGACGCCACGAGACGTCGGTGATCGCCGTCGTGTGGCCTCGAAGCTCGAGATATTCGCGACCCGTCGCGGCTTCCCAGACGAACAGGCCGCTGTTGCGGTCCCCGGTCGCGAGCAGCACGCCGTCCGGGCTGAATTCCAGGGCGGTGATCCAGTCGGTGTGCTTCTTGATCTCGAACTGCTGCGATCCGTCGGCGGTGCTGTAGACGCGGACGATCCGGCCCGGCCCTCCCAGCGCGACCTGGCTCTGGTCCGGGCTGACGTCGGCCGCGAGCACGGCGTCGTACTCCTTGCCGACCTCGAAGACCCGCTCGCCCGTCTTGACGTTGAAGCCGACCGCGATCCCCGACTGTCCGCCCCGGCCGCCGCCGACGAGCAGGACGTCTCCGCCGCGGCTGAACTTCAGGACGTGGATCGTCCCCTCCGGGAACGGCAGGACGCCCATCAGGTGGTGATCGGTCGTCCGGTAAAGCAAGACTTGCTTATGCCCGCCGACCGCCAGCAGGGGAGCCCAGGGGCTGGCCGCCAGGGCGACGACCGCGCCCGGCCGGGCGTCGGGGGTGAACGGCTCGGTCGCCAGTTCGACGGGCATGGCCGGCTCGCCGGCCGGCTTTCCGAGGGCGGAGGGGTCGAGCTTTAACTCCATCTTCGGCTTGGCCTTGGTCGCCACCTTGCTCCCCGACGTCTCGAGCGCTCCCCCTTCGATCCACTTGCGCACGATCTCGATCTCGGCGTCGGGGATCTTGCCCGCGTTGGGGGGCATCTTGGGCTCTTCGGTCTGGAGGATCGACGCGAGCAGCGAGCTCGAATCGGGATCGCCGGGCTCGATGACCGCGCCCGAGCCGCCCCCCTGCATGGTCCCGCCGAACGTCTCCAGGTTCAGGCCCCCCTTGGCCTTGTCCGGGTTGTGGCAGGAGCCGCATCGGTTCCGGAAGATCGCCGCGACGTTGTCGGCGAACGTGACCTTCGCCCCGCCGTCCTCGGCCCGCGCCGGCGAGGCCGTGACGACCAGGGCGGATGTCGCGAGGAGCAGGATCATAGTGGATCGGGGTCGCATGGCGTCGAGCCTCTCGGGGGGACGGACGTTTGACGTCGAGCGCGGGGGCTTGTCGGATCAATGGTTGAACAGGAATTCACGACTGTTGAGCAGGGCCCAGAACACGTCGCCGAGGGCCTGGGCCTGGTCGGGGGCCTGGGCGACGACGGGGGTCAACTTGGCCAGTTCCTCCGCGGACGGCTTCCGCGAGAGGCAGCGGAGGTACAGGTCGGCGAGCCGCTCCTCGGCGGTGGGCTTCGCCTTCATCAGCTCGGCGATGACGCCGCCCTGCTGGATCTTGGCGTTGACCGTGTCGCCGTTGAGCAGGTGCAGGGCCTGCGAGAGAGTCGGCTCCATCTTGACCTCGCAGGAGCAGGCGGTCTCGCGAGTCGCCCGGCCGAAGGTGGTCAGGAAATAGGTCGAGCTGTTGCCGTCGGCGATCTGCACGGCCCGGGCGCCGACCGGAAGGCCCTGGAACTTGTCCTTCGTGTTGGTCACGGCGCTGATCGCGTCGAGAAGGTTCTCTGCCTTGATCCGGCGGACTTGGGCGTGGGCGAAATTGCGCTCGTCGCCGGCGTTGCTGTCGTTGCGATGGGTCGACCGCTGATAGGCCCGCGAGGTGCAGATGTCCTTGACGAGTGTCTTCAGGTTGTACTTGCTCTCGGTGAACCGCTTGCCGAGGGCTTCGAGAAGCTCGGGGTTCGACGCAGGGTTGCTGACGCGGAAGTCGTCGACCGGCTCGACCACGCCGGTGCCCATGAAATGGGCCCAGACCCGGTTCGCGAACGAGGATGCGAACCAGGGGTTTTGTGGTGAGGCGAGCCACTTCGCGAGGATCACGCGGCGGTCCTTGCCGGCCACGTCGGGGACTTCGCCGCCCAGGAACTTGGGCGGCATGACGCGGCCGCCGACGGGGTGGTTCATCTCGCCGCCGCCGGAGTTGAAGACGATCAGCTCGCGGTAATCCTCGCCCTGCTTGCGACCGATCTGCGAGAAGAAGGCCGCGAAGCTGTAGTAGTCGTCCTGCGTCCAGCGATCGAACGGGTGGTTGTGGCACTGGGCGCACTGGATCCGCATGCCCATGAAGACCTGGGCCACGTTCTCGGTGAGCGGCAGGGTCTCGGTCGTGGTCTGGTAGAAGTTCGTGGCGGGATTCTTGAACGTGCCGCCGTTGGCCCCGAGCAGCTCCTGGACCATCTGGTCCATCGGCATGTCCTTCGAGAGCTGCTCCACGAGCCAGTTGTAATACAGGAACATCGATTTGTAGCTGACCGTGAGCGTGGTCCGGATCTGGAGCAGCTCGGCCCACTTGCTGACCCAGATCTCCGAGAACTCCTTGCGCTGGAGCAGCTCGTCGACCACCTTGGCCCGCTTGTCGGGGTCGGTCGAGGCCATGAAGCGCTCGAATTCCGGCACCGTGGGGGGGACGCCGACGACGTCGAGGTAGACCCGCCGGACGTAAGTGCCGTCGTCGCAGATCTCGGACGGGGCGATGCGGAGCTTGCGGAGCTTGTCGGCCACGAGCTCGTCGATGTAGTTGCCGGTCGACTCGTCCGGATAGGCGAACTGCAGGCCCTTGGGCAGGACGATGAACTGGGAGCCGACCGTGTAGGTCTCGAACCGCGCCATCACGAACGCTTCGCCGCGTTCGCCTGCCTTGATGAGCCCGTCCTGGCCGACCGCGACGGAGGTGTCGTTGTTCGTCAGGAAGACGGCCCGGCCCGTCACGTCGCGGTCGGTGCCGTCGGAATACCTGGCCAGGACGGTCAACTGCTGGATCGACCCCTTGCCGTCGAGCACGCCGGTCTTGGGATAGATCTCCACGCCGACGACCTTGGGGAGCTTGGAGACGTCGTCGTTCGGGGCCCCGACGGTGATCCATTCGTGGACCGTGCGATACAGGTCACTGTCGACCTCGAAGCGCTTGCCGCCCGAGTGCTGGACGGAGCCGACCGACTTTTCGAGGAGGGTGCTGTCGGCGGGTAGGGCCGTGTTGATGCGGCGGCCGACCATCTCGCGGGTGAGGCGGAAGTAGTCCCCCTCGGGATCGAAGCCGAAGAGGGAGATGCGGAAGCCGTCCTTGCCCCTCGCCGCGCCGTGGCAGCTGCCGGTGTTGCACCCGGCGCGCATGAAGACGGGCATGACGTCGAGTCGGAAGCTGAGCGGCTCGGAGACCGCCGCCTTGGCGACCTTGACCGGGATCGTCGCCGACTTGCCGCCGAAGGCGACCGCCAGGCTCGTCTCGCCGTCGGCCTTGGGGCGGAAGGTCGCACCGTCGCGGACGACCAGGGTCGGGTCGGCCGGGGTGAAGGTCGCGTCGCGCGTGAGGTCGCGGGTCAGGCCGTCGGAGTACATGCCCTGGACGACGAGCGACTGCTGGTCGCGCGCCGTGTTGAGCTGGATCGCGGCCGGATAGACCTGGATCTCGACCAGTCCGGCGGTCGGCGTCGGCTCGGGGGCGAACGGCTCGTCCGGCAAGGCGGCCAGCGCCGAGGGCTTCGGGGCCGTCGTCTCGCCGGCGCTCGCGAAGCTCAGCGTCAAGCCGCAGAGGACGAGAGTCGCCAGATGCTTCCGCAACGCCCGAGACGGGGCGACGGTCGACTGGATCATCACGAAGGCGTCCTTATCTAGGTCCGGGTTGGATCGTCGGGTGTTCCGGGCGTCGGTTCGGGCGGACCTCATGGGGTGCCTGCCTGCTTCTGCTTGGCGTCGAGCCGCAGCTTCTCCAGCCGGCTCAGCGGCTTGGCGGGGGCTTCGGCCGGCGGCGGCGCTGCGGCCGGGGCCGGGGCGGCCGCGGGGGCCGGTGCGGCGGCCGGGGCCGGCTTGGGGGGCAGGGGGGCGTCGATCTGGAGCGTGCCGGTCCCGATGTTGTGGACGATCGGTTCGCCGTCCTGGACGACCACGACCTGGCAGAACAGATTCGCGTGCTTGCCGACCGGCGAGGCGGGGTCGGTCTTGATGTGGTACGTCAGGTCGGTGCTGTCCTTGGTGATCTTCTTGACGTCGGTCGTCGCCTTGTTGGGCAGGCCGACGAGCATCACGGTCGCTTCGCCCGCGAAGTCGACGTTCTTGGCGACCGCCACGGCCATGTCGACTTCCTTGCCCTGCTCGACGCCCGCCGCCTGGAAGGTCAGCCCCAGGTAAGGCGCGGCGACGGTCAAGTCGGCGAGCTGCGAGGAGACCATGATCGGCCCCGTGGGGCCGGAAGACGAGCCGTTGACGACGATCTTCCAAGTTCGCAGCTCGGCGTTGCCGTCGGCGTTCATTGGGATGACGGCTTCGTCCTGGCCTTCAGGAATCGCCACGCCGCCGCCCGAGCCCACGCCCGGGGGATTCCAGGGCAGGGAGACGGCGATCGCCGCCTTGAAGTCGGGCTTGCGGATCGCCTTGACCTTCAGGCCCATCTGGCCGCTTCGCACGAGGGGCACCTTGGGCTGGACGATCTCGATCGCGTAGGGGGCTTCTTCGGTCACGGCCACCGCCAGGCGGTCGATGCTCCGCGACCACATGATGATGCCGTTGTTGTTCGGGGCGAGAACGAAGGCCGAAAGGGTGTTGAACTCGGATCGGACCGGCACCTTGGGGTCGGCCGCCTTGCCCGAAACGTCGACGAGCGCGCCCGCGGGGGCGGCGTCCGGCTTCGCCTTGAAGAGGACCGGCACGAGGGCCTGGCTGGCGGCCAGCGCCGGGGCTTCCATCTCCACGCCCGGGGGCAGACCGGCGGCGTTGAAGACCACGTCGCCGCCGAAGTCGGCCCGGCTCCCCTGGATGAGGATCGCCTGGCGACCTCCCTTGGGCACGCTGACGGCCATGACGCCCGTGCCGAGCATGATCTGCTCGGCGGGGGTCGACACGGTCAGTTTGGGCTCGGGCGGGGAGATCTCGATCCGGTAGACGTAGTCGGGTCCGCCCTTCTTGAGCTGGTCGACGATCGAGACGACGTATTCGCCATCCTCGGGGAGCGTCTGGCGGAAGTAGCTGTCGGGACCCACGGCGTCGTCGCTGCCGGCAAATGCGCCTCCCCCCTTCTTGGCGAGATAGAGGACCGCGTCGATCGGCGAACGGATTTGCCGGCCGAAGACCTTGAAGTCGAAGACCTGGCCTTTCTTGCCGGCGAAGACGTAATGATCGGCGTCGCCCGCCTTCTCCAGCACGCCGTTGAGGGCGGCGGGGGCGGTGAAGGGGGTGGCCGTGGCCTGGTCGTCGTTGGGCTCGACTTCCATCGCATTGTCCAGGTTCACGAGCCGGAACGCATTGGGGTAGGGCGAGAGCCCCTTCTCGTCCTGTCGCTGGACGCCCCAGCCCAGCCGAGCCTCGGTCGGCAGGGCGACGTCCGACTTCGCTTCTCCGGCCGGGTCGCCGATCCAGCGGACGGCGACCGTCTGCCCCGGTTTGCCGCCGGGAGGCATGACGCCGGTCGAGCGGGGGAAATTGCCGACGTGCAGCCGGTAGAGGCAGGAGCCGTTGCCGGCGTAGGCGCTCTCTCGGACCTGGACGATGTACTTCCCGTCCTCGGGGGCGAGGATCGAGGCGAAGCCGTCCTGCCAGAGCAGGGCGGCGTCGTCGCTCGACGCCAGCTCGAACCGCTTCGCGTTGAGGATCGCGACGTATGGATCGAAGAGGATGATCCCCAGCCGCATCCCCTCGACCTCGACCGAGACCCGCTCGCCCTTCTTCGCCTCCACGACGAAGTAGTCGACGTCCTCGTTCTCGGCGACGCCGTTGACCACGACGTTCATCGGGATGGCCTGGGGGGCTTCGAAGGCGTTGTTGGGCTCGACCTCGACGACCTCCGGCATGGCCCCGACGCTGAATCCTCGCAGCTCGCTCACGCCGGTCGCCGTGCGGACGCGCAGGTCGTGGAAGCCGAGCGGCGAGTCGGGGGCGATCTGGACCTTGGCCTTGAAGCTGTTGTCGTCGACCTTGGTGATCGCGGTCGCGACGACGCCGGGCTGGTAGAAGAGCACTTCCTGGGCGTCGCCCAATCGCGCCCCCGAGAAGACGACCTCCACCTCGGTTCCGCGCCGACCGCCCATCGGCCGGACGGCTGTGAGGCTGGGCGATGAGGCCGTCGCGGTGGTCGCGAAGGCGACGATCAGCGTCAGGACGACGGCCGGGAGGGAGGGGCTCAGGCGGGCTCGGCGCATGATCAGGGCTCTCGGGGTGGGGTCGAGCTGTGGAACGCGGAGCGTTTCAGGAGGGTCGTTCCACGGAGGCGGGGAATTCAACGTCGAACTCCCCGCCCGCGGGAGGATTTCAGGCGAGGAGTTCCTTGACGACCTTGCCGCCGTCGACGATCTCGATCGGGCGGTCGCCGGGGGCCATGAGTTCCTTGTCGGCCACGATCCCCATCATGTGGTAGACCGTCGTCGCCAGGTCTTCCGGGCCGATCGGGTCCTTCTCGGGCTCCGTGCCCGTGGCGTTCGAGGAGCCATAGATCTGGCCCGCCTTGGAGCCGCCGCCCGCGAGGACCACGCTGAACACCTTCGGCCAGTGGTCGCGACCGCCGTCCTTGTTGATCTTGGGGGTGCGGCCGAACTCGCTGGAGACCATGACGAGGGTCCGGGCGAGCAGGCCCTGACGATCGAGGTCGCGGATCAGGGCGGCGAACGCCTGGTCGAAGGCCGGCATCTGGCCCTTCATGCCCGGGACGATCTGGGCGTGGAGGTCCCAGCTTCCATATTCGAGGTTCACCATCCGGACGCCCGCGGCTACCAGCCGCCGGGCCAAGAGCATCCGCTGGCCGGCGGGGTTTCGGCCGTATTCGTCGCGGATCGCGTCGGGCTCGGCGTTGATGTCGAACGCCTCGCGGGCCTTCTGCGAGCTGATCAGGCTGTAGGCCCGGTCGTAGAAGGTGTCCATCGCGGTGATGTTGTCGCTCTTCTCACGCTCGTGGAAGTACGAGTTCACGGCGTCGAGCACGGTGCGGCGCGCTGTGAATCGGGTGTCGTCGATGCCGTTGGGCAGGTTCAGGTCCTGGACCCGGAATTTCTTGGACGAGGGTTCGCTCCCCAGGCTGAACGGCGAGAAGGCCGAGCTGAGGTAACCCGTCCCGGCGTACACGTTGGGCATCCGGGGGATGCAGACGTACGGCGGGAGGTTGTTCTTGGGGCCGTACTCGTGCGAAATCACGCTGCCGAAGCTGGGGTACTGGAGAGCCGGGCTGGGGCGATAGCCCGTGAACATATTGTGCGTGCCGCGCTCGTGGGCGGCCTCGCCGTGCGTCATCGAGCGGATGACCGTCAGCTTGTCGGCGAGCTGGGCGGTCTGGACGAGGGTCTCGCTGAACCGCTCGCCGTCGAGCTTGGTCGGGATCGAGCCCATGTCGCCCCGGTACTCGACGGGGGCGAAGGGCTTGGGATCGAAAGTCTCCTGATGGGCGATGCCGCCGGGCAGGAAGATGTGGATCACCGAGTCGGCCGTCGGCTTGATCGCCTCATACGTCTTGAGATCGGCCCTGGCCTGGCTCCGCAGGAGGTCGGCGAGCGTCAGGCTCCCAATCCCGAGAGCGCCGACCGTGAGGAAGCCTCGACGACTCATCGGCCCTCGACATCCAGTCGTCATACGCGAGTCTCCTTCAACGGAACGTGGGTGGGAAGAATAGGTTGGAGCGACGGCTGGGGCGAACGGCGGCTTGCCGAGACGCCAGGCGGTCGGCGTACGATGGCGGGCGGGCGACGAGGTCGAAACGCGAGCAGTCTCGCCACTCCTCCCGCTGGCCCTCGATA
Protein-coding regions in this window:
- a CDS encoding DUF1501 domain-containing protein gives rise to the protein MSRRGFLTVGALGIGSLTLADLLRSQARADLKTYEAIKPTADSVIHIFLPGGIAHQETFDPKPFAPVEYRGDMGSIPTKLDGERFSETLVQTAQLADKLTVIRSMTHGEAAHERGTHNMFTGYRPSPALQYPSFGSVISHEYGPKNNLPPYVCIPRMPNVYAGTGYLSSAFSPFSLGSEPSSKKFRVQDLNLPNGIDDTRFTARRTVLDAVNSYFHEREKSDNITAMDTFYDRAYSLISSQKAREAFDINAEPDAIRDEYGRNPAGQRMLLARRLVAAGVRMVNLEYGSWDLHAQIVPGMKGQMPAFDQAFAALIRDLDRQGLLARTLVMVSSEFGRTPKINKDGGRDHWPKVFSVVLAGGGSKAGQIYGSSNATGTEPEKDPIGPEDLATTVYHMMGIVADKELMAPGDRPIEIVDGGKVVKELLA